The Malus domestica chromosome 10, GDT2T_hap1 genome contains a region encoding:
- the LOC103427637 gene encoding UDP-N-acetylglucosamine transferase subunit ALG14-like, translating into MGCAVAITLLIAAATLIVTRLLYVLHRTGKPHKPPKPSSSKGSAPQPLSTLIVLGSGGHTAEMINLLSVLQRDRFAPRFYIAAATDNMSLQKARLLEENADESSSSQFMQIYRSREVGQSYFTSVLTTLIALAHGLWLMIRIRPQVILCNGPGTCVPLCVIAFIFKVVGIRWSSVFYVESIARVQRLSLSGLLLYKLRIADQFFVQWPQLQKKYPRAHYVGCLM; encoded by the exons ATGGGCTGTGCCGTTGCAATCACTCTTCTGATCGCCGCCGCAACGCTGATCGTCACTCGCCTGCTCTACGTATTGCACCGAACCGGCAAACCCCACAAACCCCCCAAACCCAGCAGCTCAAAAGGCTCAGCTCCCCAACCCCTCAGCACCCTAATCGTCTTGGGCTCTGGAGGCCACACGGCGGAGATGATCAACCTCTTGTCCGTCCTTCAAAGAGACAGATTTGCCCCTAGGTTCTACATCGCCGCCGCCACTGATAACATGAGCCTCCAGAAAGCTCGCCTGCTGGAAGAGAACGCCGATGAGAGTTCGAGCTCGCAGTTCATGCAGATCTACCGTAGTAGGGAAGTGGGTCAGTCTTATTTCACCTCTGTTTTGACCACTTTGATTGCTTTGGCTCATGGGCTCTGGCTAATGATCAGAATCCGACCCCAAGTG ATTCTGTGCAATGGGCCTGGGACTTGTGTTCCACTTTGTGTAATTGCATTCATATTCAAG GTTGTGGGGATTCGATGGTCGTCTGTGTTTTATGTTGAGAGTATAGCAAGAGTGCAGAGGCTCTCCCTGAGCGGCTTGCTTCTTTACAAGTTACGGATAGCGGATCAATTCTTTGTCCAGTGGCCTCAGCTACAGAAGAAATATCCCCGAGCTCACTATGTTGGTTGTCTCATGTAG
- the LOC103446207 gene encoding purine permease 21-like isoform X1: MGEAQELQLSIGVKEGNGESEANLSGPTHVSDRSLLPQRRSVNWWIRIAIYSFLVIAGQSIATFLGRQYYDKGAKSKWMATVVQLCGFPIMLPYYCIPASRNNPIPKDSPIPSKSPSTKILASVYVSLGILIALDCYLYSVGLSYLPVSTFTLICASQLAFNAFFSFFLNAQKFTSYIVNSLVLLTISSTLLVFQGEDDSGDDDPSGGLKAKYAIGFICTLGASAGAGLLLSLTQLAFRRVIKQGTFRAVMDLIVCENMVATCVTAVGLFASGEWKHLKGEMEGYKLGKISYVMNVTWTAITWQLFSVGTVGLILEASSLFSNSISALGLPAVPVLAVIFFHEKMSGIKGIAMVLGIWGFVSYAYHHYIEDRKSKAENRNSRNVEVPKALND; the protein is encoded by the exons ATGGGAGAAGCTCAAGAACTTCAACTCAGCATCGGGG TTAAGGAAGGAAATGGAGAAAGTGAAGCAAACTTATCAGGGCCTACACATGTCTCCGATCGATCACTGCTACCGCAGCGCAGAAGTGTCAACTGGTGGATTAGAATCGCCATTTACTCGTTCCTTGTCATTGCCGGCCAGTCAATTGCAACATTCTTGGGAAGACAGTACTATGACAAAGGCGCCAAAAGTAAATGGATGGCAACAGTAGTACAACTTTGTGGCTTTCCAATCATGCTTCCCTACTATTGCATCCCAGCAAGCAGAAATAATCCAATCCCAAAAGATAGTCCTATCCCATCAAAATCACCGTCTACCAAAATTCTCGCATCAGTATATGTCTCTCTTGGCATCCTAATAGCCCTAGACTGCTACTTGTATTCCGTAGGACTATCTTACCTTCCTGTATCTACTTTTACCCTCATTTGTGCATCTCAATTGGCCTTCAACGcgtttttctccttcttcctcaacGCGCAAAAGTTCACTTCTTACATTGTCAATTCTCTAGTTCTCCTCACCATCTCCTCCACCCTCCTTGTGTTCCAAGGTGAAGACGACTCTGGAGACGATGATCCAAGTGGAGGATTGAAGGCAAAGTATGCAATTGGGTTCATATGCACCTTAGGGGCATCAGCCGGAGCCGGATTATTGCTTTCCCTAACTCAGCTTGCCTTCAGAAGGGTTATAAAACAGGGGACGTTTAGAGCGGTCATGGACCTGATAGTGTGTGAAAATATGGTCGCAACCTGTGTTACCGCGGTCGGACTTTTTGCTAGCGGAGAGTGGAAGCATTTGAAGGGTGAGATGGAGGGGTATAAATTAGGGAAGATATCCTATGTGATGAATGTGACTTGGACAGCAATAACATGGCAGCTTTTTTCAGTTGGAACTGTAGGCTTGATTTTGGAGGCCTCTTCCCTCTTCTCCAATTCCATAAGTGCTTTGGGTTTGCCTGCTGTTCCAGTTTTAGCTGTGATCTTCTTCCATGAAAAAATGAGTGGAATTAAGGGAATAGCCATGGTTTTGGGTATTTGGGGATTTGTTTCCTACGCGTATCATCACTACATCGAAGATCGTAAGTCCAAGGCGGAGAATAGAAATTCCAGGAACGTTGAAGTTCCGAAAGCTTTAAATGATTGA
- the LOC103446207 gene encoding purine permease 21-like isoform X2 — translation MRIKEGNGESEANLSGPTHVSDRSLLPQRRSVNWWIRIAIYSFLVIAGQSIATFLGRQYYDKGAKSKWMATVVQLCGFPIMLPYYCIPASRNNPIPKDSPIPSKSPSTKILASVYVSLGILIALDCYLYSVGLSYLPVSTFTLICASQLAFNAFFSFFLNAQKFTSYIVNSLVLLTISSTLLVFQGEDDSGDDDPSGGLKAKYAIGFICTLGASAGAGLLLSLTQLAFRRVIKQGTFRAVMDLIVCENMVATCVTAVGLFASGEWKHLKGEMEGYKLGKISYVMNVTWTAITWQLFSVGTVGLILEASSLFSNSISALGLPAVPVLAVIFFHEKMSGIKGIAMVLGIWGFVSYAYHHYIEDRKSKAENRNSRNVEVPKALND, via the exons atgagaa TTAAGGAAGGAAATGGAGAAAGTGAAGCAAACTTATCAGGGCCTACACATGTCTCCGATCGATCACTGCTACCGCAGCGCAGAAGTGTCAACTGGTGGATTAGAATCGCCATTTACTCGTTCCTTGTCATTGCCGGCCAGTCAATTGCAACATTCTTGGGAAGACAGTACTATGACAAAGGCGCCAAAAGTAAATGGATGGCAACAGTAGTACAACTTTGTGGCTTTCCAATCATGCTTCCCTACTATTGCATCCCAGCAAGCAGAAATAATCCAATCCCAAAAGATAGTCCTATCCCATCAAAATCACCGTCTACCAAAATTCTCGCATCAGTATATGTCTCTCTTGGCATCCTAATAGCCCTAGACTGCTACTTGTATTCCGTAGGACTATCTTACCTTCCTGTATCTACTTTTACCCTCATTTGTGCATCTCAATTGGCCTTCAACGcgtttttctccttcttcctcaacGCGCAAAAGTTCACTTCTTACATTGTCAATTCTCTAGTTCTCCTCACCATCTCCTCCACCCTCCTTGTGTTCCAAGGTGAAGACGACTCTGGAGACGATGATCCAAGTGGAGGATTGAAGGCAAAGTATGCAATTGGGTTCATATGCACCTTAGGGGCATCAGCCGGAGCCGGATTATTGCTTTCCCTAACTCAGCTTGCCTTCAGAAGGGTTATAAAACAGGGGACGTTTAGAGCGGTCATGGACCTGATAGTGTGTGAAAATATGGTCGCAACCTGTGTTACCGCGGTCGGACTTTTTGCTAGCGGAGAGTGGAAGCATTTGAAGGGTGAGATGGAGGGGTATAAATTAGGGAAGATATCCTATGTGATGAATGTGACTTGGACAGCAATAACATGGCAGCTTTTTTCAGTTGGAACTGTAGGCTTGATTTTGGAGGCCTCTTCCCTCTTCTCCAATTCCATAAGTGCTTTGGGTTTGCCTGCTGTTCCAGTTTTAGCTGTGATCTTCTTCCATGAAAAAATGAGTGGAATTAAGGGAATAGCCATGGTTTTGGGTATTTGGGGATTTGTTTCCTACGCGTATCATCACTACATCGAAGATCGTAAGTCCAAGGCGGAGAATAGAAATTCCAGGAACGTTGAAGTTCCGAAAGCTTTAAATGATTGA